One genomic region from Magallana gigas chromosome 3, xbMagGiga1.1, whole genome shotgun sequence encodes:
- the LOC117692957 gene encoding gelsolin-related protein of 125 kDa-like — MADHSKMESKSDIGNGPVINMERVPITKGQEIQRSDEKRANNIGNGEIQRRFKNIPVLEERRLLALERHIKRKRRRRPYVKKMKNLDKTGHQLDKTMASSNGEMADDPGAFDLKDERIQVSEGEGREGCILNKIVGTRMPALEKYEENQIDLQIKHELIENVEAQSTKMEVGKDKEQSVQFDKLVKYLLDGVKLDLLNIVEDELNGKRKEVEEEGKIKKDEGAGMEVKQENEENLTAVKEVNTSPPKDAWMEVNRVNDRNLKKEKENLQNEGHIKCSERAKDPETQTDHIRVENPGQSSSGPKEPKPKDSESEAIKSNELVKDGRDNEKTNTDIRNKLVLDDNENDDEEDDDEGFMPRKLFFFSFSEFKKEETSA; from the exons ATGGCAG ATCACAGTAAAATGGAGTCAAAATCAGATATTGGAAACGGTCCAGTTATCAATATG GAACGGGTTCCAATCACAAAGGGCCAGGAGATTCAACGTTCAGATGAAAAGAGAGCGAATAATATTGGAAATGGAGAAATCCAACGTCGGTTTAAGAATATTCCTGTATTGGAGGAAAGAAGACtccttgcgctagaaaggcatATCAAGCGTAAACGGAGGAGACGGCCGTACGTTAAAAAGATGAAGAATCTGGACAAAACAGGGCACCAACTTGACAAAACCATGGCGTCTTCCAATGGAGAAATGGCAGACGACCCTGGGGCGTTTGATTTAAAGGATGAGAGGATACAAGTTTCTGAAGGGGAAGGAAGAGAAGGTTGCATTCTGAATAAAATCGTGGGTACGAGGATGCCAGCTTTAGAAAAATATGAGGAGAATCAAATTGATCTTCAAATAAAACACGAACTGATCGAAAATGTTGAAGCTCAATCAACAAAGATGGAGGTAGGAAAAGATAAGGAACAGAGTGTGCAATTTGATAAGTTGGTTAAATACTTACTTGACGGAGTAAAATTAGATTTACTGAATATAGTGGAAGATGAACTAAACGGTAAGAGGAAAGAGGTTGAGGAGgaaggtaaaataaaaaaggatGAAGGGGCTGGTATGGAGGTGAAGCAAGAAAACGAAGAAAATTTAACTGCCGTGAAGGAAGTCAACACTTCGCCGCCTAAAGATGCTTGGATGGAAGTAAATCGTGTAAATGACAGAAActtgaagaaagaaaaagaaaaccttCAAAATGAAGGGCATATCAAATGTTCGGAGAGAGCAAAGGACCCTGAAACCCAAACTGATCATATCAG AGTTGAAAATCCGGGACAAAGTAGTTCTGGGCCAAAGGAACCTAAACCAAAAGATTCCGAATCGGAAGCCATCAAATCAAATGAACTGGTAAAAGATGGAAGAGATAATGAAAAGACTAATACCGATATAAGAAACAAG cttGTCCTCGATGACAATGAAAATGATGATGAGGAAGATGACGATGAAGGCTTTATGCCGAGAAAACtatttttctttagtttttcTGAATTTAAG aaaGAAGAAACCTCTGCATAA
- the LOC105328696 gene encoding carbohydrate sulfotransferase 5, with product MTNTRRACFAVFILCGLSSLLLFQTNIGRNNSIPKMKPLLFTREMREQNQQPIKKQNKVSKILLMTYMRSGSSFVGELLKFGGNVFYVYEPFWSVYEKTFRTDTEVCHRNGTCQKPSKTLQKTDKTIDIISAIFDCRISELPIEVLKSFTTFHFTSGYSRRCKSILKKRQTWKSRRKKVYDNKKEWCLSRWERACKTATARVIKTIRLSPRLLKKTDRLSDVKIVHLTRHPLGILNSRMNIGEVNSSNFLSSARHLCQMMGQDVLYVKDKVKNGKEDTVVPLTFECLASNPTDVVKNMFASLNLNYSRDTEKWIAEHTNYSSLKTFNNAKEGSVQNITHDPQNTKQTNGTFHVRKTMSKEISSAWRSSLSIDLIKDGEQVCEIVLKEIAFLVTRKENSVC from the exons ATGACGAACACTCGGAGAGCATGTTTTGCAGTATTCATTCTTTGTGGATTATCGTCACTCTTGT TGTTTCAGACAAATATTGGAAGAAACAACAGCATTCCCAAAATGAAGCCCTTGTTATTCACACGAGAAATGAGAGAACAAAATCAAC AACCTATAAAGAAACAGAACAAGGTGTCCAAGATTCTGCTGATGACGTACATGAGGAGCGGGTCGTCTTTCGTTGGAGAACTGCTGAAGTTCGGAGGAAACGTTTTCTATGTGTACGAACCATTCTGGTCGGTGTACGAGAAAACCTTCCGGACCGATACGGAAGTCTGCCACCGGAACGGAACTTGTCA aaaaccgtCCAAAACATTACAGAAGACAGATAAAACTATTGACATTATCAGTGCCATTTTTGACTGTCGAATTTCTGAGCTGCCCATTGAGGTTTTGAAGAGTTTCACGACCTTCCATTTCACGAGCGGATACAGCAGACGATGTAAGTCAATCCTAAAGAAAAGACAAACGTGGAAGTCACGCAGGAAAAAAGTGTATGACAACAAAAAAGAATGGTGTCTTTCTCGGTGGGAGAGAGCTTGCAAAACAGCTACGGCCCGAGTCATCAAGACCATTCGTCTGTCGCCAAGACTCCTGAAGAAGACTGATCGGTTATCTGATGTAAAAATAGTCCATTTAACTCGTCATCCTTTGGGCATTTTGAATTCTCGCATGAATATCGGAGAAGTAAATAGCAGCAACTTTCTCTCGTCTGCTCGACATTTGTGTCAAATGATGGGACAAGATGTTCTTTATGTAAAGGATAAAGTGAAAAACGGTAAAGAAGATACAGTTGTTCCGCTGACCTTTGAGTGCTTGGCTTCGAACCCGACGGATGTGGTGAAAAATATGTTTGCTTctcttaatttgaattattcaaGAGATACGGAAAAATGGATAGCAGAACATACAAATTACAGCAGTCTAAAGACGTTTAACAATGCTAAAGAAGGATCGGTTCAAAATATAACTCATGATCCACAAAATACTAAACAAACAAACGGCACGTTCCACGTGCGGAAAACAATGTCCAAAGAGATATCCAGTGCTTGGAGAAGCAGTCTCTCCATAGACTTGATAAAAGATGGAGAACAAGTCTGTGAAATTGTTTTGAAAGAAATCGCATTCTTGGTTACGAGAAAGGAAAATTCAGTGTGCTAA
- the LOC105328677 gene encoding uncharacterized protein → MNFPGQFILLLVILFPFIDKSDGFLFKKTIKDTLVALSSKVEERQPKEDKKSSLVLPWKLDKGTYESVVKLNFHGAPEMVAIRKNFAVNDNNMFVTAWITACLLEIRALGGEFKPKREQIDLALDAIGKYHDKNVNYNTSVMTFWPQLYNDTVKKWQSTPENLLQLFQLSDKFPVKSVEELLKLMGLGDIATVMDHLLHEKDMFAAAFHIPPDFDDTFVNIGLGSLLKEIPGYSDLFAKWQSTNSNLTSVLHALKRYAYRPHSNNTRVNTIDPRTYFYLHKFLAATNKTDAAFVPTWIQNVDEAMALSDKGVAMPFFVNNVDVTVAANTVNGLTSALLSGLFKPTDFDSDIQHIYKDTVDLIIYEITGNFSSRRDLALTYYPSKLECFWFTSRTLTILRDFYKKAPLSLKMLEDVLQKLEGAMRNKVTADILQEASKSADGGIYFDDFLGDGDFDIKGNAIKYAEDRLFTTSMAVNTLINIWTSTEGDTLAFLNNTPSSVNETIQQSVRWLNDNILGTHLKPWNAFFSGSGKGQASLPFWYPANRKEYLNGTSFNDDMFPDGLFLVGFEGTLSDEQYNILLSQRHFGEKTPIDFPGFNPRGSPTGFFPFWSSDAYTYSTTMLAFAKYLKIK, encoded by the exons ATGAATTTCCCTGGACAATTTATACTTTTGTTGGTGATTCTTTTTCCTTTTATAGACAAATCAGACggatttttgttcaaaaagacAATAAAAGACACACTTGTAGCTCTGAGTTCCAAGGTAGAAGAACGTCAACCCAAGGAGGATAAGAAATCGTCACTTGTGTTACCTTGGAAACTGGACAAAGGAACTTATGAAAGCGTggtcaaattaaattttcatggaGCTCCAGAAATGGTTGCGATCCGCAAGAACTTTGCCGTGAATGACAACAACATGTTTGTGACAGCATGGATTACAGCTTGTCTTTTAGAGATCCGGGCATTGGGTGGAGAGTTTAAACCAAAAAGGGAACAAATAGATCTAGCTTTGGATGCTATTG GAAAATATCACGACAAGAACGTGAATTACAACACATCGGTGATGACGTTTTGGCCTCAGCTATACAACGATACCGTCAAAAAATGGCAGAGTACCCCGGAAAATCTGTTACAGCTCTTCCAGCTATCGGACAAGTTTCCGGTGAAATCTGTGGAAGAGTTACTGAAGCTGATGGGCCTCGGTGACATAGCAACAGTCATGGACCATCTACTGCACGAAAA AGATATGTTCGCTGCAGCCTTCCACATTCCACCAGATTTTGACGATACCTTTGTCAATATTGGACTTGGTTCATTGTTGAAGGAAATTCCAGGTTACAGTGATTTGTTTGCAAAATGGCAATCCACAAATTCAAACCTTACCTCGGTCCTGCACGCGCTGAAGAGATACGCCTACAGACCCCACTCTAACAACACTCGTGTTAACACCATTGATCCCAGAACCTACTTCTATCTTCACAAGTTTTTGGCCGCCACAAATAAAACAGATGCTGCATTTGTCCCGACATGG aTTCAGAATGTGGATGAGGCAATGGCGCTGAGCGATAAAGGTGTCGCCATGCCGTTCTTCGTCAATAACGTTGACGTCACGGTTGCAGCTAACACTGTAAACGGCCTGACGTCTGCTCTGCTCTCTGGCCTGTTTAAGCCCACTGATTTTGACAGTGATATCCAG CATATTTACAAAGATACCGTGGATCTGATCATCTACGAAATCACGGGAAACTTCTCGTCTCGGCGAGACTTGGCTCTGACGTATTATCCGTCCAAACTAGAGTGTTTTTGGTTTACGTCCAGAACATTGACCATTCTACGAGATTTCTACAAAAAGGCACCTCTTTCTCTCAAG ATGCTAGAGGATGTGTTGCAAAAGCTAGAGGGTGCTATGAGGAACAAAGTAACTGCGGACATTTTACAAGAAGCCAGTAAGTCGGCAGATGGAGGAATATATTTTGACGACTTTTTGGGAGACGGGGATTTTGACATAAAAGGAAATGCTATT AAATATGCAGAAGATAGGCTGTTTACGACATCAATGGCCGTTAACACACTTATAAATATCTGGACGTCAACAGAGGGCGATACACTTGCTTTCTTGAATA ACACACCCAGCTCGGTAAACGAAACAATTCAACAAAGCGTGAGATGGTTGAACGATAACATCCTTGGTACACATCTCAAGCCCTGGAACGCTTTTTTCTCGGGTTCTGGGAAGGGACAAGCG AGTTTGCCATTTTGGTATCCAGCCAACCGGAAGGAATATCTGAACGGAACCAGTTTCAATGACGACATGTTTCCAGACGGACTCTTCCTGGTCGGATTCGAGGGGACCTTGTCAGATGAACAATATAACATCCTGCTTTCCCAAAGACACTTTGGCGAGAAAACCCCCATAGATTTTCCCGGGTTTAACCCTCGAGGTTCTCCCACAGGGTTTTTCCCTTTTTGGTCCTCTGACGCTTATACATATTCTACCACGATGCTGGCTTTCgcaaaatatcttaaaattaaataa